The DNA sequence GGTGTTGGTGTCGGCAGCGGGGCCGCGGTGTCGGCAGCTGTAGCGCGTTGCAGGAGTCGCTCGGCGACGAACTGTTTCCGTCCGTCGTCGACCGCGACGCGGCGGGCGATGGCAAACAGCCACGTCTTCGGGCTCGATCGCTTTTCAAAGGACGGCAGTCCCTTCAGTGCTTTTAAAAACACGTCTTGGACGAGATCCTCCACATCGTTTTTTCCAGAGTAATAACGGAGATAATTGTGTACATCAGAACCGTAAGCCGTAAACCACGCTTCTAGTTCGGAAAAATCCGCCACACAGCTTTCCTCCTTTCCACTTTCATATGTTCCCTGTATAAGAGCGCCATTCAGTTGTCCGCTTACTTATTAGACGTTGCTTAGGAGTTATAATTACACGAGACAATAAAACGCATCGAGAGTAGCCAAAACGTATCAGGAGAAGGAAGAACATGACTGGAAATATAACGGAAGGTGCAATAACATAACGGCAGGTGTAGCACGAACATGACGGCAAAATATAACAGCTGTAGCAATAACATAACATTACGGGAGTAGCAAAGAGGCCACCCTCCACCCACTGTCGGGGGAAGGGTGGTCTTGCTAGGTGTCCTTACTACCGGTCAAGCGTGAGCGAGTAGTCGACTTTTCCTTTGAGCACGAACACGGTGTAGAGGATGCCGATGACGAGCCAGCCGCCGCCGAGTAACATCGCCGTCGTGTGCAAACTAGAAAACAGCCACAAAATGAGCAACGCACCGATACTTGGAGCGATTAAATAGCGGATGACGTCGCCGCGTGCTCTTTTTTTGCCGCGGATAAAATAGTGGGCGATCACGGACAAGTTGACGAACAAAAAGCCGAGTAACGCCCCGAAGCTAATAAACGAATAAATGATCTCCAATTCGCCGAGCACAGCGGTGAGCGATATAGCGCCGATGAACACGATGTTGAAGACAGGCGTCTTGTACTTCGGGTGGATGTAGGCGAACGGCTTGGGCAAAGCCCCTTCGCGGCCCATAGCGTAAAGTAAGCGCGAGGCACTGGCGTGCGCCGAGAGCGACGCTGAAAAGATGGCGACGATCGTTCCGGAGAGGAAGAACGCCTTTAAAAACGAACCGCCGACGAACACAGCAATTTCTAGGGCTGCCGCATCCGTATTTTTAAAGCTCGTGAAGTCCGGGTGGACGAGTTGCAACACGTACGAGGTGCCGATAAACATGACCCCGCCTAACAGAGCGATGAGAAAAATGGCACGCGGCAACGTTTTGGTCGGGTTGATCGTCTCTTCGGACAACGTCGTAACTGCGTCAAATCCTAAAAAGGAAATACACAAGATCGAAGCGCCGGCCAAAACAGGAGACAGTTCCATTTGCGCCGTATAAAAGGGATCGGCAGAGAGCAGGGTCGCCATTCCCATCCCTTCGTTTATTCCGTGAATGACAAAGCCGACAAATACGAACAGGACGAGCGTTTGAAAAGTGACGAACAAACTCGTGATCGCAGCCGTTAATTGAATGCCAAATATATTGATCGTCGTAATAATGACAGCCAAGATCGGGACCCACACGGTGATCGGGATGCTTGGAAAGGCAGCGGAAAGGAAAACACCGCCAATCGCCAAATCGACCATCGGCAAAAACAAATAGTCGAGCAGGACGGCCCAGCCGACGAGAAAACCGACCGTCGGGTGAATGCTTTTTTGCGTGTATGTAAAGATCGAGCCGGCCGAGGGATAAGCTTTTACCATCTTTCCATAACTGTACGCGGTAAAAAGGAGCGCGACTAAGATGGCGACGTACGCAGTGGCGACGTGGCCTTTCGTCACTTGGGCGACGACGCCGTACGTATCTAACACGACGAGCGGATCCATATAAGCAAGCCCGATGAGGACGAGCGGGATCAGCGTCAACGTCCGTTTTAATTGATTGTTCGAAGCATCGTTTTTCACATCTGTCGTCAATCTAAAATCCTCCCAACAGTTAACAGTAGCGTCTTTTATGAAGTTGCGTTCTCTAGCGTTCTCTTTATGTATGCGTGAAGGAGCAAACAAAGAAGGCAAAAGGTGAACACACAAACGATACAACTAAATGGCGTAGAAGGCAATCGTTTTTTTAGAAGGTAAAAAAAGGTAAAAAAACGGGCACAATAAACATCCCGCGCCACTGTGACTGGGTGGCACGGGATGTGTATCTGCAAACATCTAACGGTCGATTCTGACGATTGAAAGAACGATCAGTCAGTTATCTTTCTTCTGCAATGCCGCTTTGAACGCGTCGGCCAGACTAGAACCAGACGAGTCGCCTTCCGAGTATTTTTTTAGCAGCTGCCGTTCTTCTCGTTTCGAGACCGCTTTTTTCCCGCGGTCGAGCTTTTCCACGATGCCACATGGACGGCATTGAAAATACTTGCCCGCCTTCCCTTGATGGATTTCCATCCGCTTGCGGCACTGGGGACAGCGCCGTTTGGACAGAATCGGATCTTTACGGCGGCGGTAGCCACACGCGCGATCCGAACAGACGAGTACTTTGCCGTCTTTGCCGCGAACTTCTTTAAGGAATTCACCGCATTCTGGACATTTGGAGCCAGTCAAGTTGTAGGCGCGGTACGTTTTTTCGCTCTGCTTGATCGCGCGCACGTATTTTTTCGTTTGGGTGCGAATGTCGGCGAGGAAGGAGCGGGCATTGCCTTTGCCACGGGCGATCGCTTCCAGTTCGCGTTCCCAGCGCGCCGTCAGTTCCGGCGACTTGAGCTCGTCGTTGACGAGGTCGATCAATTGTTTTCCTTTGCGCGTCGGGGCAAAGCGACCGTTTTGCCGTTCGACGACTTCGGTGGCAATGAGGCGCTCGATAATGTCAGCGCGAGTCGCTGGCGTGCCGAGGCCGTGTTTTTCCATGCGCGCGAGGAGGTCCGCTTCTGTTAACCGCTGTGGCGGTTCGGTGTACGCCTGTTCAATGGCGATGTCGCGCGGCACGACAGTGGATCCTTCGCGTAAGGTAGCGAGTCCGCCGCGCGCAGGCTGTGCGCCTGCTCCTGGCGTATTCAGCCCATCCCCCGAATACGTCGCATCTTTTGCATCGTTTGTATCTTTCCCCAGCACCGCTTTAAATCCCGGGTCGCGCACGACCGTGTCGTGGACGGTAAACGTCTCACCGGCAATGTCGATGTCGGCGTGGATGACGTCGTAGCGGTGCGGCGGGTAAAATAGCGTCAAAAAGCGGCGTGCGATCAAGTCGTATAGGCGGCGTTCGTCGGGCGACAGGTCGCTTAGGCGCACCGATTCATCCGTTGGAATGATGGCGTGGTGATCCGTCACTTTTTGTTCGTTAAACACCCGCTTCGCCTGTACGGTTGCCTTGCCGCGCAAAAGTGGCTGCGTTTCCTCTTTGTACGCGCCGGCGATGGCGCGCAGCCGGTCGCGCATCGTCTTTTCCAGGTCGTTCGTCAAGTAGCGCGAGTCGGTGCGTGGGTACGTGACAAGTTTGTGGTGCTCATA is a window from the Numidum massiliense genome containing:
- a CDS encoding RNA polymerase sigma factor yields the protein MADFSELEAWFTAYGSDVHNYLRYYSGKNDVEDLVQDVFLKALKGLPSFEKRSSPKTWLFAIARRVAVDDGRKQFVAERLLQRATAADTAAPLPTPTPEDVLSAQEGQAELYAAIRTLKRPHREVLLLRALEEFTPQETADILGWSKTRVNVTLHRALKALRQAYDHMEGGVNSHVARKHG
- a CDS encoding APC family permease, which produces MKNDASNNQLKRTLTLIPLVLIGLAYMDPLVVLDTYGVVAQVTKGHVATAYVAILVALLFTAYSYGKMVKAYPSAGSIFTYTQKSIHPTVGFLVGWAVLLDYLFLPMVDLAIGGVFLSAAFPSIPITVWVPILAVIITTINIFGIQLTAAITSLFVTFQTLVLFVFVGFVIHGINEGMGMATLLSADPFYTAQMELSPVLAGASILCISFLGFDAVTTLSEETINPTKTLPRAIFLIALLGGVMFIGTSYVLQLVHPDFTSFKNTDAAALEIAVFVGGSFLKAFFLSGTIVAIFSASLSAHASASRLLYAMGREGALPKPFAYIHPKYKTPVFNIVFIGAISLTAVLGELEIIYSFISFGALLGFLFVNLSVIAHYFIRGKKRARGDVIRYLIAPSIGALLILWLFSSLHTTAMLLGGGWLVIGILYTVFVLKGKVDYSLTLDR
- a CDS encoding DNA topoisomerase III; its protein translation is MKTLVLAEKPSVARDLAHVLGCHNQQKNFIEGQKYIVTWALGHLVELKMPEDYDKKYQTWRLNDLPLIPDKMGLKVIRKTSAQFKAIERLAKRSDINELVIATDAGREGELVARWIIEKIHWKKPVKRLWISSQTDRAIRDGFKQLKPAKQYDSLYQSAVCRAEADWLIGLNVTRALTTKYDDPLSAGRVQTPTLAMVLERENAINSFVPKEYWTLHARFPTFTATWERKGDKRLFDEARAQKLHEKIQGQRGTVRSIRRKGKSEPQLLPYDLTELQRDANQRFGFSAKKTLNVLQGLYEHHKLVTYPRTDSRYLTNDLEKTMRDRLRAIAGAYKEETQPLLRGKATVQAKRVFNEQKVTDHHAIIPTDESVRLSDLSPDERRLYDLIARRFLTLFYPPHRYDVIHADIDIAGETFTVHDTVVRDPGFKAVLGKDTNDAKDATYSGDGLNTPGAGAQPARGGLATLREGSTVVPRDIAIEQAYTEPPQRLTEADLLARMEKHGLGTPATRADIIERLIATEVVERQNGRFAPTRKGKQLIDLVNDELKSPELTARWERELEAIARGKGNARSFLADIRTQTKKYVRAIKQSEKTYRAYNLTGSKCPECGEFLKEVRGKDGKVLVCSDRACGYRRRKDPILSKRRCPQCRKRMEIHQGKAGKYFQCRPCGIVEKLDRGKKAVSKREERQLLKKYSEGDSSGSSLADAFKAALQKKDN